A stretch of the Streptosporangium sp. NBC_01755 genome encodes the following:
- a CDS encoding sensor histidine kinase: MLLLLPLLSLSALWGFVLNLTIGDGIALLNANSIYQSVGMTSTELGLQLQAERMQSSVAISSRVLTSGMGEQRSRTDRAVQAFKKATASDDSGSPELRSSLDRLLSRLDTLSNVRSGIDSGQQSRLEVLSNYNHVLDAVFLVYDQMAAVPDLAIFQQATAMQGMGNAYEMLARENALVSGALIDYRLSEGERKAFGEYVTTRKFLHTKGAASLDPELGTAYRDTFKSAAFVRFTNLEKAIAGSTGNRLAPEAGRWKASVNEISTWLDKVNLAASKELADRAQTMATGVLLRIVIAGGVGLIAVVASIIFSVRFGRRLAAELAGLRSAALDLADVRLPRVVDRLRRGEEVDVQAEAPPIQACGSAEVRDVAHAFGSVQRTAVEAAVGQANLRRGVSQVFVNLARRKQSLLHRQLTLLDSMQHRATDPDSLEDLFQLDHLTTRMRRHAEGLIILSGAAPGRSWRKPVPVIDVLRAAIAEVEDYTRVNVMPVADVSLDGSTVADITHLVAELVENATIYSPPQAMVTVRGDVVANGFAVEVEDRGLGLGPMEYAAINERLAGPPEFDLADSDRLGLFVVGQLASRHGIQVMLRNSPFGGTTAIVFIPRTVIAQQGSPLALTVEQASSSTEHAAKRPGELFAPSSPDTFSPPVNGNGLPRRTRPASPAQSTAAPSLSVVTNLPARAPSAGQERHPGGSVGQETGRARASFPAPHQESPRGSRESHQTPHEIERGNDAPARRTASQPATGPGGLPRRIRQANLAPQLRQEAEATESAEPEPRAEPREERSPDEVRALFSAFQAGARRGREEQDDALAHHTTGDKGDT, from the coding sequence TTGCTGTTGCTCCTGCCGCTGCTGTCACTGAGCGCACTGTGGGGCTTCGTGCTCAACCTCACCATCGGTGACGGGATCGCACTGCTGAATGCGAACAGCATCTACCAGTCGGTGGGCATGACCTCCACGGAGCTGGGACTACAGCTTCAGGCGGAGCGGATGCAGTCGTCGGTGGCGATCAGCTCCCGGGTCCTCACCAGCGGTATGGGCGAGCAGCGCTCCCGGACCGACCGCGCGGTCCAGGCGTTCAAGAAGGCCACCGCCTCCGATGATTCCGGCAGCCCGGAACTTCGCAGTTCGCTGGACAGGCTGCTCAGCCGGCTCGACACCCTCTCGAACGTCCGCTCGGGTATCGACAGCGGGCAGCAGTCACGGCTGGAGGTGCTGTCGAACTACAACCATGTTCTCGACGCCGTCTTCCTGGTGTACGACCAGATGGCCGCGGTGCCCGATCTGGCGATCTTCCAGCAGGCCACGGCCATGCAGGGCATGGGCAACGCCTACGAGATGCTCGCCAGGGAGAACGCGCTGGTCAGCGGGGCTCTGATCGACTACCGGCTGTCAGAGGGGGAGCGCAAGGCCTTCGGCGAGTACGTCACCACCCGGAAATTCCTGCACACCAAGGGCGCGGCCTCACTCGATCCCGAGCTGGGCACGGCGTACCGCGACACCTTCAAGTCCGCGGCCTTCGTGAGGTTCACGAACCTGGAGAAGGCCATCGCCGGATCGACCGGCAACCGGCTGGCTCCCGAGGCCGGCCGGTGGAAGGCGAGCGTGAACGAGATCTCGACCTGGCTCGACAAGGTCAATCTCGCCGCCTCCAAGGAACTGGCGGACCGGGCGCAGACGATGGCCACCGGCGTCCTGCTCCGGATCGTGATCGCCGGCGGCGTCGGCCTGATCGCGGTGGTCGCGTCGATCATCTTCTCGGTCCGCTTCGGCCGCCGCCTGGCCGCCGAGCTCGCCGGGCTCCGTTCGGCCGCCCTGGACCTGGCGGACGTGCGGCTTCCCCGCGTCGTGGACCGCCTGCGGCGCGGCGAGGAGGTCGACGTGCAGGCCGAGGCGCCGCCGATCCAGGCGTGCGGCTCGGCCGAGGTGCGCGACGTGGCCCACGCGTTCGGCTCGGTGCAGCGGACCGCGGTCGAGGCCGCCGTCGGCCAGGCCAACCTGAGGCGTGGCGTCAGCCAGGTCTTCGTGAACCTGGCCCGGCGCAAGCAGAGCCTGCTCCACCGCCAGCTCACCCTGCTCGACAGCATGCAGCACCGGGCGACCGACCCCGACAGCCTTGAGGACCTGTTCCAGCTGGACCACCTGACCACCCGCATGCGGCGGCACGCCGAGGGCCTGATCATCCTGTCCGGTGCGGCGCCCGGCCGGTCGTGGCGCAAGCCGGTGCCGGTGATCGACGTCCTGCGGGCCGCGATCGCCGAGGTCGAGGACTACACCCGGGTCAACGTGATGCCGGTGGCCGACGTCTCGCTCGACGGGAGCACGGTCGCCGACATCACCCACCTGGTGGCCGAGCTGGTCGAAAACGCCACGATCTACTCCCCGCCGCAGGCCATGGTGACCGTACGCGGCGACGTGGTGGCCAACGGGTTCGCCGTCGAGGTCGAGGACCGCGGCCTGGGCCTGGGCCCCATGGAGTACGCGGCCATCAACGAGCGGCTGGCCGGCCCGCCGGAGTTCGACCTGGCCGACAGCGACCGGCTGGGCCTGTTCGTGGTGGGCCAGCTCGCCTCCCGGCACGGCATCCAGGTCATGCTGCGCAACTCGCCGTTCGGCGGCACCACGGCCATCGTGTTCATCCCCCGTACGGTGATCGCCCAGCAGGGGTCGCCGCTCGCCCTCACCGTGGAGCAGGCCTCCTCCAGCACCGAGCACGCCGCCAAGCGTCCGGGAGAACTGTTCGCCCCCTCCTCGCCCGACACGTTCTCGCCCCCCGTCAACGGCAACGGCCTGCCCCGCAGGACGAGGCCGGCCTCCCCTGCCCAGTCCACCGCCGCGCCGTCGCTCAGCGTGGTGACCAACCTGCCGGCCCGTGCCCCGTCCGCCGGGCAGGAGAGGCATCCGGGCGGGTCCGTGGGCCAGGAGACCGGCCGGGCCCGCGCATCCTTCCCCGCGCCGCATCAGGAGTCGCCACGGGGGTCCCGTGAGTCTCACCAGACGCCTCACGAGATCGAGCGTGGCAATGACGCTCCGGCGCGTAGGACGGCCTCACAGCCTGCTACGGGGCCGGGCGGCCTGCCCCGCCGGATCCGGCAGGCGAACCTGGCGCCTCAACTCCGCCAGGAGGCCGAGGCGACGGAGTCCGCCGAGCCGGAGCCGAGGGCGGAACCGCGCGAGGAGCGTTCACCCGACGAGGTCCGCGCGTTGTTCTCCGCCTTCCAGGCGGGTGCACGGCGCGGACGCGAGGAGCAGGACGATGCCCTCGCGCACCATACAACAGGCGACAAGGGGGACACATGA
- a CDS encoding roadblock/LC7 domain-containing protein: MTGKLTNTGELNWLLDDLTSRVSAVRQAVLLSTDGLAVGFSKGLNREDAEHLSAVAAGFQSLARGAGRHFGGGEVRQTIVEMESAFLFVTAAGQGTCLAVLSSSDADVGHVAYEMAMLVKRVGQHISTGPRQGLS, encoded by the coding sequence ATGACCGGAAAATTGACCAACACCGGCGAGCTGAACTGGCTCCTCGACGACCTGACCAGCAGGGTGAGCGCGGTACGCCAGGCGGTGCTCCTCTCCACCGACGGGCTGGCCGTCGGTTTCTCGAAGGGGCTCAACCGCGAGGACGCCGAACATCTGTCCGCGGTCGCAGCCGGGTTCCAGAGCCTGGCACGCGGCGCGGGGCGCCATTTCGGCGGTGGTGAGGTGCGCCAGACCATCGTGGAGATGGAGTCGGCGTTCCTGTTCGTCACCGCTGCCGGACAGGGAACCTGCCTGGCCGTGCTGAGCAGCTCCGACGCCGATGTGGGCCATGTCGCGTACGAGATGGCGATGCTGGTCAAGCGGGTGGGCCAGCACATCTCCACCGGTCCGCGCCAAGGTCTCTCATGA
- the xylB gene encoding xylulokinase produces the protein MTLVAGVDSSTQSCKVVIRDARTGALVRQGRAPHPEGTEVDPASWWEALQEALARAGGLDGVEAMSIGAQQHGMVCLDSSGDVVRKALLWNDTRSAGAAADLVRELGGPERWAEAVGSVPVASFTVTKLRWLAEHEPDSARRTARVCLPHDWLTWRLGGEFVTDRGDASGTGYWSPATGAYRTDLLRTAFGALPELPAVLGPRDGAGEVRVSGTGAVRLAPGTGDNMAAALGVGALPGDVVVSIGTSGTAFAVADSPSADPSGAVAGFADATGRFLPLVATLNAARVLDATARMLGVGLDELDRLALEAPSGAGGLVHVPYLEGERTPNLPSATGSLHGLTLGTSTPAHLARAAVEGLLCHLADAFDALGLDPARVLLIGGGARSEAVRRIAPAVFGRPVLVPEQGEYVADGAARQAAWLLGGDEPPAWEAGRAERYEADPAPGIRARYAEVRGPVSGPSRSARLRDGSGLDQGCRRMPEIPSGEQA, from the coding sequence ATGACGCTCGTGGCCGGGGTCGACTCGTCGACCCAGAGCTGCAAGGTGGTGATCAGGGACGCCCGCACGGGCGCCCTGGTCCGTCAGGGGCGCGCGCCCCACCCGGAGGGCACCGAGGTCGACCCCGCCTCCTGGTGGGAGGCGCTCCAGGAGGCGCTCGCCCGGGCGGGTGGGCTGGACGGCGTCGAGGCGATGAGCATCGGCGCGCAGCAGCACGGCATGGTCTGCCTGGACTCCTCCGGCGACGTCGTCAGGAAGGCGCTGCTGTGGAACGACACCCGCTCCGCCGGGGCGGCGGCCGACCTGGTGAGGGAGCTGGGCGGCCCCGAGCGCTGGGCCGAGGCGGTCGGCAGCGTGCCGGTGGCGTCGTTCACGGTGACCAAGCTCCGCTGGCTGGCGGAGCACGAGCCGGACTCCGCCCGTCGTACGGCGAGGGTGTGCCTGCCACACGACTGGCTCACCTGGCGGCTTGGTGGGGAGTTCGTCACGGACAGGGGTGACGCCTCGGGCACCGGATACTGGTCGCCCGCGACCGGGGCCTACCGGACCGACCTGCTGCGGACGGCCTTCGGCGCTCTCCCCGAACTCCCCGCGGTGCTGGGGCCCCGTGACGGCGCGGGAGAGGTCAGGGTGTCCGGAACCGGGGCGGTGCGGCTCGCGCCGGGGACGGGCGACAACATGGCGGCGGCCCTCGGAGTCGGAGCCCTGCCGGGGGACGTGGTGGTGTCGATCGGGACGTCGGGGACGGCCTTCGCGGTCGCCGACAGCCCGAGCGCGGACCCGAGCGGCGCCGTGGCCGGGTTCGCGGACGCCACCGGGCGGTTCCTGCCGCTGGTGGCCACGCTCAACGCGGCCAGGGTGCTCGACGCCACCGCGCGGATGCTCGGGGTCGGTCTCGACGAGCTCGACCGGCTGGCCCTGGAGGCACCCTCGGGGGCCGGCGGCCTTGTCCACGTCCCGTATCTGGAAGGCGAGCGCACGCCGAACCTGCCCTCGGCCACGGGTTCGCTGCACGGGCTGACGCTGGGCACCTCCACCCCGGCCCACCTGGCCAGGGCGGCGGTGGAGGGCCTGCTCTGCCACCTCGCCGACGCCTTCGACGCCCTCGGGCTCGACCCGGCCAGGGTGCTGCTCATCGGAGGCGGCGCCAGGTCGGAGGCCGTACGGCGGATCGCCCCCGCGGTCTTCGGGCGGCCCGTGCTCGTTCCCGAGCAGGGGGAGTACGTCGCGGACGGGGCGGCGAGGCAGGCCGCCTGGCTGCTCGGCGGCGACGAGCCCCCGGCCTGGGAGGCGGGCAGGGCCGAGCGGTACGAGGCCGATCCCGCGCCCGGGATCAGGGCCCGCTACGCCGAGGTCCGCGGGCCCGTCTCGGGCCCCTCTCGGTCCGCTCGTCTCAGGGACGGCTCAGGGTTGGATCAGGGATGCCGCCGGATGCCTGAGATCCCCTCCGGGGAGCAGGCTTGA
- a CDS encoding sensor histidine kinase, protein MASSKSIRFKVSVLLAIPLTSLVAVWGFAAAVTVGDSMSLRSIGTLYESIGKPTADLKNAVQREHILSAEYLATRFDSDHKTLTGQRAVTDQVRNRLRQEMDGDAVQSEMSDEMRTRYAELTRQVEGLDAIRARIDSGRIGPVGLVEEFARVPDALNRLYNTLSPGNEIPIYRQLRGAVAVDQAMNMLSRERALATGPLALESPMTAGEMRMFTRLAGSRTFLMEQALPELEPSLRAPFTELIASSPYARFTAVEYRLLRGHSVSAAEWRAAGDALDAAYQRSMAEVGPMLVARAKPATTGVYVRADLVGVLGLVAVVASLLVSYRIGSGVTRELAAVRRAAADLAEVRLPGMMEKLRRGEKVDVTTEAPALEPLGSTAEIHDVAAAFDSVRRSAVDAAVEQARLREGTAQSFRNLARRSQSLLQRQLKLLDGMQKRAESPEALENLFRLDHLTTRMRRHAEGLVILSGGAAGRTWRSPVPMEDVLRGAAAQVEDYARVRIYPMGGTTLVGNAVADMMHLFAEILENATVFSPPDSQVSVRGELVGRGFAVEIEDRGLGVTAERRAAINERLASPPEFDPADTDRLGFAVIGLLAARYGAEVVLHSSPYGGTAVVVLIPEEPLGEPEPVEQFPEPPVLTVISVRPEPEGRSERAAGSGEPVEPAVPIPVDLWRPLRRVGGLPRRVRQANTPPRQVRESRPPDAEIEERSPEEARALMSAMQSGWRRGRAADEDGDAER, encoded by the coding sequence ATGGCATCGAGCAAGTCCATCCGGTTCAAGGTCTCGGTGCTGCTGGCCATCCCTCTCACCTCACTGGTGGCGGTATGGGGCTTCGCCGCGGCCGTCACGGTCGGCGACTCGATGAGCCTGCGCTCCATCGGCACACTGTACGAATCCATCGGCAAGCCCACCGCCGACCTGAAGAACGCGGTCCAACGCGAGCACATCCTGTCGGCCGAGTACCTGGCCACCCGCTTCGACTCCGACCACAAGACCCTCACCGGACAGCGCGCGGTCACCGATCAGGTCCGTAACCGTCTCCGCCAGGAGATGGACGGGGACGCGGTGCAATCGGAGATGTCCGACGAGATGAGGACACGCTACGCCGAGCTGACGAGGCAGGTGGAAGGGCTCGACGCGATCCGCGCCAGGATCGACTCCGGGCGGATCGGCCCGGTAGGGCTTGTAGAGGAGTTCGCGAGGGTGCCGGATGCCCTGAACCGGCTCTACAACACCCTGAGTCCCGGCAACGAGATCCCGATCTACCGCCAGTTGCGCGGCGCCGTGGCGGTCGACCAGGCCATGAACATGCTCAGCCGCGAGCGGGCGCTCGCCACGGGACCGCTGGCGCTGGAGAGCCCGATGACGGCGGGCGAGATGCGAATGTTCACCCGGCTCGCCGGTAGCCGGACCTTCCTCATGGAACAGGCGCTCCCCGAGCTGGAGCCCTCGCTGCGCGCCCCCTTCACAGAACTGATCGCCTCCTCGCCGTACGCCCGGTTCACCGCCGTGGAGTATCGCCTGCTGCGCGGCCACAGCGTCTCGGCCGCCGAGTGGCGTGCCGCGGGCGACGCGCTGGACGCCGCCTACCAGCGGTCGATGGCGGAGGTCGGTCCCATGCTCGTCGCACGGGCCAAGCCCGCGACCACGGGCGTCTACGTCCGCGCCGACCTCGTCGGCGTGCTCGGCCTCGTCGCGGTCGTCGCGTCGCTGCTCGTCTCCTACCGGATCGGCAGCGGGGTCACCAGGGAACTCGCCGCCGTGCGGCGGGCCGCCGCCGACCTCGCGGAGGTGCGGCTTCCCGGGATGATGGAGAAGCTGCGCCGCGGCGAGAAGGTGGACGTGACGACCGAGGCGCCCGCGCTGGAACCGCTGGGCAGTACCGCCGAGATCCACGATGTCGCCGCCGCCTTCGACAGCGTCCGGCGCAGCGCCGTGGACGCCGCCGTGGAACAGGCCAGGCTGCGCGAGGGCACCGCCCAGTCCTTCCGTAACCTCGCCCGCCGGAGCCAGTCGCTGCTGCAGCGCCAGCTGAAGCTGCTCGACGGCATGCAGAAGCGGGCGGAGAGCCCCGAGGCGCTGGAGAACCTCTTCAGGCTCGATCACCTCACCACCCGCATGCGCCGCCACGCCGAGGGCCTGGTGATCCTGTCCGGTGGGGCGGCGGGCCGCACGTGGCGCTCGCCGGTGCCGATGGAGGACGTGCTGCGCGGGGCCGCCGCCCAGGTCGAGGACTACGCCCGGGTGCGGATCTACCCGATGGGCGGCACCACCCTGGTCGGCAACGCCGTCGCGGACATGATGCACCTGTTCGCGGAGATCCTGGAGAACGCCACGGTCTTCTCCCCGCCCGACAGCCAGGTCTCGGTCCGGGGTGAGCTCGTGGGCCGCGGCTTCGCCGTCGAGATCGAGGACAGAGGGCTCGGGGTGACCGCGGAGAGGCGTGCCGCGATCAACGAGCGCCTGGCCAGCCCGCCGGAGTTCGACCCGGCCGACACCGACCGGCTGGGCTTCGCCGTGATCGGGTTGCTGGCCGCCAGGTACGGGGCCGAGGTCGTGCTGCACTCCTCGCCGTACGGCGGCACCGCGGTGGTCGTCCTCATCCCCGAGGAACCGCTCGGAGAGCCGGAGCCCGTCGAGCAGTTCCCGGAGCCGCCGGTGCTCACGGTCATCAGCGTCCGGCCCGAGCCTGAGGGACGGTCGGAACGGGCCGCCGGGTCCGGTGAACCCGTTGAGCCGGCGGTGCCGATTCCGGTGGACCTGTGGAGGCCGCTGCGGCGCGTCGGCGGTCTGCCACGCCGGGTACGGCAGGCCAACACGCCGCCGAGGCAGGTCAGGGAGTCACGCCCGCCCGACGCCGAGATCGAGGAGCGGTCGCCGGAGGAGGCGAGGGCGCTGATGAGCGCCATGCAGTCCGGCTGGCGGCGTGGCCGGGCCGCCGACGAGGACGGCGATGCCGAGCGTTGA
- a CDS encoding DUF998 domain-containing protein has product MLASKRLYPLIACAGIVTAAAAALAAVVGQPDPVSYPDPLDLTISEYVALDRSGITGFVMASLGVASLALVAGLRATGAPMGVLAERLMWVWGAGLIVLGVLPAVLPGTGTDLVGQTYRYVSIAVFVAIPAAGGLLVARFREDERWRPVAGTVEWLALAGGFGLLVITYVALPGHGVLAGLAERILLGAEVALVGVLAARLARLTWARSAAPASRAALG; this is encoded by the coding sequence ATGCTCGCGTCGAAGAGGCTCTACCCCCTGATCGCATGCGCCGGGATCGTGACGGCCGCCGCGGCCGCCCTGGCCGCCGTCGTGGGGCAGCCTGACCCGGTCTCGTACCCGGACCCGCTCGATCTGACGATCAGTGAGTACGTCGCGCTGGACCGCAGCGGGATCACCGGGTTCGTCATGGCGTCGCTGGGGGTCGCCTCCCTCGCGCTGGTCGCCGGGCTGCGTGCGACGGGGGCGCCGATGGGTGTCCTGGCCGAGCGGCTGATGTGGGTGTGGGGCGCCGGGCTCATCGTCCTCGGGGTGTTGCCCGCGGTCCTTCCCGGCACGGGCACGGACCTGGTCGGCCAGACCTACCGTTACGTGTCGATCGCCGTGTTCGTGGCGATACCCGCGGCGGGTGGCCTGCTGGTGGCGCGGTTCAGGGAGGACGAGCGGTGGCGGCCGGTGGCCGGGACCGTGGAGTGGCTGGCGCTGGCCGGAGGTTTCGGCCTGCTGGTGATCACCTACGTGGCGCTTCCCGGGCACGGGGTGCTCGCCGGTCTCGCCGAGCGGATCCTGCTCGGCGCCGAGGTCGCGCTGGTCGGTGTGCTGGCCGCCCGGCTCGCGCGACTTACCTGGGCGCGGAGCGCCGCTCCCGCATCACGCGCCGCTCTGGGCTGA
- a CDS encoding GTP-binding protein, which translates to MDFGPSDEPVALKILIAGGFGVGKTTLVGAISEIRPLRTEEVLSDRGIGIDDVDGVEGKTTTTVAMDFGRITIREGLVVYLFGTPGQERFWFMWDELSYGALGAVVLADTRRLTDCFPSIDYFEQRGTPFIVAVNCFDGAAQHEADDVRVALDLDVDVPVLLCDVRRRVSAKTVLVTLVEHSLKVLTASQS; encoded by the coding sequence ATGGACTTCGGGCCCTCTGACGAACCCGTCGCCCTCAAGATTCTCATCGCGGGCGGCTTCGGGGTGGGCAAGACCACTCTCGTGGGCGCCATCAGCGAGATCCGGCCGCTCCGCACCGAGGAGGTGCTCTCCGACCGCGGTATCGGCATCGACGACGTCGACGGCGTGGAGGGCAAGACCACCACCACCGTCGCGATGGACTTCGGCCGCATCACGATCAGGGAGGGCCTGGTCGTCTACCTGTTCGGCACCCCCGGCCAGGAGCGATTCTGGTTCATGTGGGACGAGCTGTCCTACGGCGCGCTGGGTGCCGTGGTACTGGCCGACACCCGGCGGCTGACCGACTGCTTTCCCTCGATCGACTACTTCGAGCAGCGCGGCACACCGTTCATCGTGGCCGTCAACTGCTTCGACGGCGCCGCCCAGCACGAGGCGGACGACGTACGCGTCGCCCTGGACCTCGACGTGGACGTACCGGTGCTCCTCTGCGACGTGCGGCGCCGCGTCTCGGCGAAGACGGTGCTCGTGACCCTCGTGGAGCACTCGTTGAAGGTGCTGACGGCCAGCCAGAGCTGA
- a CDS encoding roadblock/LC7 domain-containing protein: MPGELYWLLDDFVTSVADVSHALILSNDGLMMASSRGLSKEDADHLSAVASGFQSLAKGTSLQFGGGAVRQTMVEMDSAFLFVTSAGQGSCLSVMTTGAADVGLIAYEMARLVTRVGQHLATGPRMAGQ; this comes from the coding sequence GTGCCGGGTGAGCTTTATTGGCTGCTGGATGACTTCGTCACGAGTGTGGCGGACGTTTCGCACGCGCTGATCCTGTCCAACGACGGGCTGATGATGGCCTCGTCCAGAGGGCTGAGCAAGGAGGACGCCGATCACCTGTCGGCGGTGGCTTCCGGCTTCCAGAGCCTCGCGAAGGGCACCAGCCTGCAGTTCGGCGGCGGCGCCGTACGCCAGACGATGGTGGAGATGGACTCCGCGTTCCTCTTCGTCACCTCAGCCGGTCAGGGGAGTTGCCTGTCGGTCATGACCACCGGTGCCGCCGACGTGGGCCTGATCGCCTATGAGATGGCCCGCCTGGTCACCCGTGTCGGACAGCATCTGGCCACCGGACCCCGGATGGCCGGCCAATGA
- the xylA gene encoding xylose isomerase, translating into MSAYTPKPEDRFTFGLWTVGWQARDPFGDASRAPLDPVESVHRLAELGAYGVTFHDDDLLAVEPDRDKAIANFKRALAETGLKVPMATTNLFTHPVFKDGAFTSNDREVRRHALRKVIRNIDLAAELGATTYVCWGGREGSESGAAKDIRAALSRYKEGMDLLTSYVIEKGYDIRFAIEPKPNEPRGDILLPTIGHALAFINELEHPDRVGLNPEVGHEEMAGLNFAHGIAQALWHGKLFHIDLNGQHGPRYDQDLIFGHGDVKNAFFLVDLLENGGYQGPRHFDYKPLRTEDSEDVWASAAANMRTYLILKEKARAFRADPEVIEALAASRVAELSEPTLAPGETIADLDRDDFDLEAAAARGFHFTRLNQLAMDHLLGVRG; encoded by the coding sequence ATGAGCGCCTACACCCCCAAGCCCGAAGATCGCTTCACCTTCGGGCTCTGGACCGTCGGCTGGCAGGCCCGTGACCCCTTCGGGGACGCGTCGCGGGCCCCGCTGGACCCGGTGGAGAGCGTTCATCGGCTCGCCGAGCTCGGCGCGTACGGCGTCACCTTCCACGACGACGACCTGCTCGCCGTCGAGCCCGACAGGGACAAGGCCATCGCGAACTTCAAGAGGGCGCTGGCCGAGACCGGGCTCAAGGTCCCGATGGCCACCACCAACCTGTTCACCCACCCGGTTTTCAAGGACGGCGCGTTCACCAGCAACGACCGTGAGGTCCGCCGCCACGCGCTGCGCAAGGTCATCCGCAACATCGACCTGGCCGCCGAGCTCGGCGCGACCACCTACGTCTGCTGGGGTGGGCGCGAGGGCTCCGAGTCAGGGGCCGCCAAGGACATCAGGGCCGCGCTCAGCCGCTACAAGGAGGGCATGGACCTGCTCACCTCGTACGTGATCGAGAAGGGCTACGACATCAGGTTCGCCATCGAGCCCAAGCCGAACGAGCCGCGCGGTGACATCCTGCTCCCGACCATCGGCCACGCGCTCGCGTTCATCAACGAGCTCGAACACCCCGACCGCGTCGGACTCAACCCCGAGGTGGGCCACGAGGAGATGGCCGGGCTCAACTTCGCGCACGGCATCGCGCAGGCCCTCTGGCACGGCAAGCTCTTCCACATCGACCTGAACGGCCAGCACGGCCCCCGCTACGACCAGGACCTGATCTTCGGCCACGGCGATGTGAAGAACGCCTTCTTCCTGGTCGACCTGCTGGAGAACGGCGGCTACCAGGGACCCCGGCACTTCGACTACAAGCCGCTGCGTACCGAGGACTCCGAGGACGTCTGGGCCTCCGCCGCGGCCAACATGCGCACGTACCTGATCCTGAAGGAGAAGGCAAGGGCCTTCCGCGCGGATCCCGAGGTCATCGAGGCGCTCGCCGCGAGCAGGGTCGCCGAGCTCTCCGAGCCCACGCTGGCCCCGGGCGAGACGATCGCGGACCTGGACCGCGACGACTTCGACCTCGAAGCGGCGGCCGCGCGCGGATTCCACTTCACGCGCCTGAACCAGCTCGCCATGGACCACCTCCTCGGGGTCCGCGGATGA
- a CDS encoding DUF742 domain-containing protein produces the protein MSDDVEWVDEEAGPVVRPYAMTGGRTRASSSLDLLSMAVATGTPISPGAYLGSEHRRLLKLVRRARPIVEIASDADLPVGVIKVLLGDLLDQGLILVRSPIPAASVPPESLLRELISGLRAL, from the coding sequence ATGAGCGACGACGTCGAGTGGGTGGACGAGGAGGCCGGTCCCGTCGTCCGCCCCTACGCGATGACCGGGGGACGCACCAGGGCGTCGTCCTCGCTCGACCTGCTCTCGATGGCGGTGGCGACGGGGACGCCGATCTCCCCGGGAGCGTACCTGGGCTCCGAACACCGGCGGCTGCTCAAACTGGTCAGGCGGGCACGCCCGATCGTGGAGATCGCGTCGGACGCCGACCTGCCGGTCGGCGTGATCAAAGTCCTGCTGGGCGACCTGCTCGACCAGGGCCTGATCCTGGTGAGATCGCCGATTCCCGCCGCCTCCGTGCCACCGGAGAGCCTGCTGAGGGAGCTGATCAGCGGCCTGCGGGCACTGTGA
- a CDS encoding DUF742 domain-containing protein, translating into MTRWMDEEAGPVVRPYALIRGRTRSSGDTLDLVAMVTSTRAGPSGGFVPGPEQERILAMVTTPTSVADVASDLNLPLGVVRVLLGDLQDHKLISIGRASASERILKEVINGLRAL; encoded by the coding sequence ATGACACGCTGGATGGACGAGGAGGCCGGACCGGTCGTCCGGCCCTACGCGCTCATCAGGGGTCGCACCCGCTCCTCCGGTGACACTCTGGATCTGGTCGCGATGGTCACCTCGACCCGCGCCGGGCCGTCCGGGGGATTCGTCCCCGGGCCGGAACAGGAACGCATTCTCGCCATGGTCACCACCCCGACCTCGGTCGCCGACGTCGCCTCGGACCTCAACCTGCCACTCGGCGTGGTCAGGGTCCTTCTCGGCGACCTGCAGGACCACAAGCTCATCTCGATCGGGCGCGCCTCCGCGAGCGAGCGCATTCTCAAGGAAGTGATCAATGGACTTCGGGCCCTCTGA